In a genomic window of Tissierella sp. Yu-01:
- a CDS encoding polysaccharide biosynthesis protein has protein sequence MSKDNNFLKGAAILGIAGIIVKILGAIYRIPLSNIIKPEGMGYYQTAYPFYNLLLTFSTAGFPVAIAKLVSEKRATGDYRSAHKVFKVALTGLSIGGILTSLFLLISAKSIVENIGNSNAYYALIALVPALLFVPIMSAFRGFFQGRKTMAPTAISQVVEQLFRVAIGLGLTMFLLRYGIPVAAGGASFGGSIGGMAGALTILYVYIKNRKTIITEINQSTIHKEYPVSRIVRDLLVIAIPITIGAAIAPIMDTIDAALVLRRLQTIGFSEKIANDLYGQLKGMAQTLINLPQVFSIAISMSMVPSISDAFARKNKNEIKELISSGVRITLLIGLPCAFGLFVLSTPIIELLYFNNTLETIKSTGEILAYLSFGVIFLTLVQTLTAILQGLGKPFIPVRNLALGAIVKVILTYTLTAIPSINVKGAAISTVAAYAIASTFDFISAIKITRVKVNYKNVILKPLISAVGMAIFTRVGYIILNGLIGSKLSTLVSICIGIITYVILLIITGSITEEDFNIIPKGDKLAAKLNRFKIFK, from the coding sequence ATGTCTAAGGACAATAATTTTTTGAAAGGTGCTGCGATACTTGGTATTGCTGGCATTATTGTGAAAATATTAGGTGCAATTTATAGGATACCATTATCTAATATAATTAAGCCAGAAGGAATGGGTTATTATCAAACAGCATATCCCTTTTACAACTTGCTGTTAACATTCTCTACAGCAGGATTTCCTGTAGCCATAGCTAAGTTAGTATCAGAAAAAAGGGCAACAGGAGATTATAGGAGTGCACATAAGGTCTTCAAGGTAGCATTAACAGGACTGTCAATTGGAGGAATACTTACATCATTGTTCCTTCTAATAAGTGCAAAGTCAATAGTTGAAAACATAGGGAATTCTAATGCATACTATGCTTTAATAGCATTGGTACCAGCATTATTATTCGTTCCTATTATGTCAGCTTTTAGAGGTTTTTTTCAAGGTAGAAAAACAATGGCACCAACTGCGATTTCACAGGTTGTGGAGCAACTTTTTAGGGTTGCAATAGGTTTAGGTCTAACCATGTTCTTGTTAAGGTACGGTATACCAGTAGCTGCAGGTGGAGCTTCTTTTGGCGGCTCTATTGGAGGAATGGCAGGTGCTTTAACTATACTTTATGTTTACATTAAGAACAGAAAAACAATAATTACTGAAATAAATCAAAGTACAATACATAAGGAATATCCTGTTTCTAGAATAGTTAGAGACTTGCTTGTAATTGCAATACCAATAACAATTGGAGCTGCCATAGCGCCAATTATGGATACAATTGATGCTGCATTAGTTTTGAGAAGATTGCAAACAATTGGTTTTAGTGAAAAGATAGCAAATGACCTTTATGGCCAATTAAAGGGAATGGCTCAAACCTTAATCAATTTACCTCAGGTATTTTCTATTGCAATATCAATGAGTATGGTACCTTCAATATCTGATGCATTTGCGAGAAAGAATAAGAATGAGATTAAGGAACTAATTTCATCTGGTGTAAGAATAACCTTACTTATTGGATTGCCATGTGCATTTGGTTTATTCGTTTTGTCTACACCTATTATTGAGTTGCTTTATTTTAATAATACTTTAGAAACAATAAAAAGCACAGGTGAAATACTAGCGTATTTATCTTTTGGGGTAATATTTTTAACTTTGGTGCAAACTTTAACAGCCATACTGCAAGGTTTAGGTAAACCATTTATACCAGTTAGAAATCTGGCATTAGGCGCAATAGTTAAAGTAATCTTAACCTATACTTTAACTGCTATTCCTAGTATAAATGTAAAAGGCGCAGCCATAAGTACTGTTGCAGCATATGCTATAGCATCGACATTTGATTTTATTAGCGCAATAAAAATTACAAGAGTAAAGGTTAATTATAAGAATGTAATATTGAAACCATTGATTTCAGCTGTTGGTATGGCTATTTTTACAAGAGTAGGTTATATTATACTTAATGGGTTGATAGGAAGTAAGCTATCCACATTAGTCAGTATATGTATAGGTATTATCACATATGTAATACTATTGATTATAACAGGTAGTATAACTGAAGAAGATTTTAATATAATTCCAAAAGGAGATAAATTAGCGGCTAAGCTAAATAGATTTAAAATTTTTAAGTAA
- a CDS encoding biotin transporter BioY, which produces MKIKVKEMALISIFTALTAVGAFISIPIGPVPITLQSLFVLLSGMLLGPKLGALSQIVYITLSLIGIPIFSGFSGGPQILLKPSFGFSIGFVFAAYIVGKITHGNIKLKRRAFIGSLIGSIVIYLFGLPYMYYILNIVMEQRLSFGTIINMGCLLFIPGDLLKLVLANVISKKALPILNI; this is translated from the coding sequence ATGAAAATAAAAGTTAAAGAAATGGCTTTAATATCCATATTTACAGCCTTAACAGCAGTAGGAGCATTTATTTCTATACCAATAGGTCCTGTACCTATTACTTTACAAAGTTTATTTGTACTACTTAGCGGAATGTTACTTGGACCAAAACTTGGTGCCCTTAGTCAAATTGTATATATAACATTGTCTCTAATTGGTATTCCAATATTTTCAGGATTTAGTGGTGGGCCTCAGATACTATTAAAACCTAGCTTTGGTTTTTCAATTGGATTTGTTTTTGCTGCTTATATAGTAGGTAAAATAACCCATGGTAATATCAAACTAAAAAGGAGAGCATTTATTGGATCCTTAATAGGAAGCATTGTAATATATTTATTTGGACTTCCTTATATGTACTATATACTCAACATAGTCATGGAACAAAGACTTTCCTTTGGTACTATAATTAATATGGGATGTTTGCTTTTTATACCTGGTGATCTACTGAAACTAGTTCTAGCTAATGTAATTTCTAAAAAGGCACTACCTATTTTAAATATATAA
- a CDS encoding biotin--[acetyl-CoA-carboxylase] ligase, whose protein sequence is MKYKILRLLKKREGFISGESISKEFGVTRAAIWKSINSLKEDGYKIESITNKGYRLLSSPDILTCEEIGEYLNTRFIGNNIYYYDSIDSTNKMAKDIAFEKGEGVVIVSEEQLEGRGRLGRTWVSPKKKGIYFSIVLKPQLPPTKIAKLTLIGAAAVNLAFKEIGIESQIKWPNDIVINGKKVCGILTEMNSELNMINYVIIGIGINVNLKENEIPEDIKHKATSLKIESKGEIDRKRLFATILNKFEELYIPFNDDGDIVKTIEICRNNSAVIGKEILLVNGSTKSLGKALDINEAGELIVEFEDGKIESIFSGEISIRGLEGYI, encoded by the coding sequence GTGAAATATAAAATATTAAGATTATTAAAAAAAAGGGAAGGTTTCATATCAGGAGAAAGTATTTCAAAAGAATTTGGTGTAACTCGTGCAGCCATATGGAAATCTATCAATTCATTAAAGGAAGATGGCTATAAGATAGAATCTATAACGAACAAAGGATATAGATTATTATCATCTCCTGACATACTTACTTGCGAAGAAATTGGGGAGTATTTAAATACAAGATTTATAGGTAATAATATATATTACTATGACTCAATTGACTCTACAAACAAAATGGCAAAAGATATAGCCTTTGAGAAAGGAGAAGGGGTTGTCATAGTGTCTGAAGAACAATTGGAAGGTAGAGGCAGACTTGGGAGGACTTGGGTATCCCCTAAGAAAAAAGGAATATATTTTTCCATAGTATTAAAGCCACAATTACCACCAACAAAAATTGCTAAGTTAACCTTAATAGGAGCTGCAGCTGTTAATCTTGCTTTTAAAGAAATTGGGATTGAATCTCAAATAAAGTGGCCAAATGATATTGTAATAAACGGGAAAAAGGTTTGTGGTATACTTACGGAAATGAATAGTGAATTAAATATGATAAACTATGTAATTATTGGAATAGGAATAAATGTGAACTTAAAGGAAAATGAAATCCCTGAGGATATAAAGCACAAAGCAACATCATTAAAAATTGAATCTAAAGGAGAAATTGATAGAAAGAGGTTATTTGCCACTATTTTGAATAAATTCGAGGAATTATATATACCTTTCAATGATGATGGAGATATCGTCAAAACAATAGAAATATGTAGAAATAATTCTGCTGTTATTGGCAAAGAAATACTGCTAGTGAATGGTTCTACTAAAAGTCTTGGTAAAGCTCTTGATATAAACGAAGCTGGTGAATTAATAGTTGAATTTGAAGATGGTAAAATTGAGTCTATTTTTTCTGGAGAGATATCAATAAGGGGATTAGAAGGATATATTTAA
- the spoVT gene encoding stage V sporulation protein T, which translates to MKATGIVRRIDDLGRVVIPKEIRRTLRIREGDPLEIFTDREGQVILKKYSPIGELNEFATEYCQSLHDNTGHTAIISDRDTIIAISGGSRKEYLEKRVSPDLEKLTENRNTYVTNENNKPIKIYYEDEGENEYTSQVISPIVMQGDPIGAVVLLSKDFNAQMGELEIKLAETAAGFLSKQMGN; encoded by the coding sequence TTGAAGGCCACAGGTATCGTAAGACGTATAGATGATTTGGGCAGAGTTGTTATTCCTAAAGAAATTAGACGGACCCTTAGAATAAGAGAAGGAGATCCTTTGGAAATATTCACAGATAGAGAAGGTCAGGTAATATTAAAGAAGTATTCACCCATTGGAGAACTCAATGAGTTTGCTACTGAGTATTGTCAGTCATTACATGATAATACAGGTCACACCGCAATAATTTCCGATAGAGATACAATAATTGCTATATCAGGTGGTTCCAGGAAGGAATATCTTGAAAAAAGAGTAAGCCCAGATTTAGAGAAGTTAACCGAAAACAGAAATACCTATGTTACTAATGAGAATAATAAACCTATTAAAATTTACTATGAGGATGAAGGTGAGAATGAGTATACGTCACAAGTAATATCTCCTATTGTCATGCAGGGAGATCCTATAGGAGCAGTAGTACTATTATCAAAGGATTTTAATGCTCAAATGGGAGAGCTGGAAATTAAGTTGGCTGAAACAGCAGCAGGATTCTTATCAAAGCAGATGGGAAACTAG
- a CDS encoding peptidylprolyl isomerase, protein MNNFNRKKLSLILGIMILAFGLFGCTSKNVEGLVAEVNGEGITEEEFNADYKVFRTLYEKQYGADALDHVGTDGKTLDETLKESILEKLIMERLVAKEADEMNVTVTDEDVDALLDQYVIDMGGQEFFDEFLTSSEISEEFFETNMRKELLVEKHKEEFLKGINITEEEAKEFFEENEDALIVLNASHILVATEEEGKAILDRLEKGEDFAALATLESIDSVSAAKGGDLGYFTKGEMISEFEDAAFALEEGEISGLVKTEVGYHIIQLNERKDTYEDLESEIITILKDEQYINKVQELRNDAKVEKYLDTSK, encoded by the coding sequence TTGAATAATTTTAATAGAAAGAAATTATCATTGATTTTAGGAATAATGATATTAGCCTTTGGACTATTTGGTTGTACTTCCAAGAATGTTGAGGGTTTAGTGGCAGAGGTAAATGGTGAGGGGATTACTGAAGAAGAGTTTAATGCTGATTATAAGGTTTTTAGAACTCTTTATGAGAAACAATATGGTGCAGATGCACTAGACCATGTTGGAACAGATGGCAAAACTCTTGATGAAACACTTAAGGAAAGTATTTTAGAAAAGTTAATTATGGAAAGATTAGTAGCTAAAGAAGCTGACGAAATGAACGTTACTGTGACAGACGAAGATGTAGATGCTCTGCTAGACCAGTATGTTATAGATATGGGTGGACAAGAATTTTTTGATGAATTCTTAACTAGCAGTGAAATATCTGAAGAGTTCTTTGAAACAAATATGAGAAAAGAACTGTTGGTAGAAAAACATAAAGAAGAATTTTTAAAGGGTATAAATATAACTGAAGAAGAGGCAAAGGAGTTCTTTGAAGAGAATGAAGATGCCCTGATTGTTTTAAACGCAAGTCATATTCTTGTAGCTACTGAAGAAGAAGGCAAGGCTATTTTAGACAGACTGGAAAAGGGAGAAGATTTTGCAGCCCTAGCAACCCTTGAATCTATTGATAGCGTTTCAGCTGCCAAAGGTGGAGATTTAGGTTATTTTACAAAGGGCGAAATGATTTCGGAATTTGAAGATGCAGCATTTGCTTTAGAAGAGGGCGAAATTAGCGGCCTTGTAAAAACCGAAGTGGGATATCATATAATACAGTTAAACGAAAGAAAAGATACCTATGAAGATTTGGAAAGTGAAATAATAACTATTCTAAAAGATGAACAATATATAAATAAGGTTCAAGAACTTAGAAATGATGCTAAAGTAGAAAAATATTTAGATACGAGTAAATAG
- the mfd gene encoding transcription-repair coupling factor produces the protein MNDFLIDPLKNLESYNKLLSDIKNKITPISTYGIIDENLGHFSYAIKQHTEKPILLITYDDVRSRIIYDDIKNLGYGNVALFPKREVLYYDVDAFSSERTVQRINVLSSLMNEENMLVISSISALLDKVPTPEIFKQYTQSFEIGKDIDLDRVISTFISAGYERVPMVEGVGQFSLRGGIIDFYPPNSNNPYRVELFDTEVDSIRTFDLLTQRSIDNENTVTIPPVKETLIIDEYKKNIIKNLEKDIKKVNTKKSTEQAIKISNEKFSKYIELLNENMYMANRDLVIPYIPEEYLSNLISYFSDDLVVIIDEPKRVEESYKNLKEDFNIKYTDLFEIGEVLPGHLNIYTEYKDLIAVIKEKQCIINSSLIKGDSNFNPLSIVNFTSKSMPSYHSKMELLKEDLVHYRYRGYKIIILSGTEERGMRLQSNLRDMGIETSFFTDRSTDIKSSQIFITPGSIKGGFEYLGIKLVIISDKEIFGAGKKRATKKHKKKKGKTLSITDLNVGDYVVHETYGIGQYEGIVQLNIQGVKKDFLGIQYKGKDKLYLQIDQMNLIQKYIGSESKPKINKLSSSEWTKTKAKAKKAVEVMAMDLVELYAKREKLKGYAFGADTPWQRQFEDLFPYEETDGQLRSVEEIKMDMEGSKPMDRLLCGDVGYGKTEVALRAAFKALMEGKQVAILVPTTILAQQHYNTIMDRFANFPIKVALLSRFRSAQEQKISIEGIRKGTVDMVVGTHRLLSKDVVFKDLGLLIIDEEQRFGVKHKETLKKLKETVDVLTLTATPIPRTLHMSLVGIRDMSVIEDPPEERYPIQTYVVEFNEQMIRDAILREIGRGGQVYFVYNRVETIDQMVSRLRALVPEATFSVGHGQMAERQLEKVMMDFLNKEQDVLVCTTIIETGLDIPNVNTIIIYDADKMGLSQLYQLRGRVGRSNRVAYGYFTYEKDKVLTEVAEKRLRAIKEFTEFGSGYKIAMRDLEIRGAGNLVGHAQHGHMDTIGYDLYVKYLSQAINRLKGNEVVEELETTIDLKVDGFIPKRYIADEEQKIEIYKKISSIENMDDYRELLDELIDRFGDIPEEVSNLMDISYIRALSSRIDIKNIQERAKDIKIDFASTKKLSLELIHYLSEEYGKKLLFDLSNSPYFLFKVKYVLEDLKALVEKINAFLTSQNTI, from the coding sequence ATGAACGACTTTTTAATTGATCCACTGAAAAACTTAGAATCATACAACAAGCTTTTAAGTGATATAAAAAACAAGATAACTCCAATTTCCACCTATGGTATAATAGATGAAAATTTGGGGCACTTTTCCTATGCAATAAAACAGCATACAGAAAAACCTATATTATTGATAACTTATGATGATGTTAGAAGTAGAATAATATATGACGATATTAAGAATCTTGGATATGGAAATGTGGCGCTTTTTCCAAAGAGAGAAGTACTCTATTATGATGTAGATGCCTTCAGTTCTGAAAGGACAGTACAAAGAATAAATGTATTATCCAGTTTAATGAATGAAGAGAACATGTTAGTTATTTCATCAATTAGTGCATTACTGGATAAGGTTCCAACTCCAGAAATATTTAAGCAATATACTCAATCATTTGAAATCGGAAAGGATATTGACTTGGATAGGGTTATATCAACCTTTATAAGTGCTGGGTATGAACGAGTTCCAATGGTTGAAGGTGTTGGACAATTTAGCTTAAGAGGTGGAATCATTGATTTTTATCCGCCAAATAGTAATAATCCATATAGAGTCGAACTATTTGATACTGAAGTAGATTCTATAAGAACTTTTGATTTATTAACACAACGTTCCATTGATAATGAAAATACTGTAACAATTCCTCCTGTTAAGGAGACTTTAATTATTGATGAATATAAGAAAAACATAATCAAGAACCTTGAGAAGGACATAAAAAAGGTAAATACAAAAAAGAGTACTGAGCAAGCAATTAAGATTTCTAATGAGAAATTCTCAAAATATATTGAGCTATTAAATGAAAATATGTATATGGCAAACAGGGATTTGGTCATACCTTATATACCTGAGGAATATTTAAGTAATTTAATTAGCTATTTTAGTGATGATTTGGTTGTTATTATTGACGAACCAAAAAGAGTAGAGGAAAGCTATAAGAACCTTAAGGAAGATTTTAATATTAAATATACTGATCTTTTTGAAATAGGTGAGGTTTTACCTGGGCATTTGAATATTTATACTGAATATAAAGATTTGATTGCCGTCATAAAGGAAAAGCAATGTATAATAAATAGTAGCTTAATCAAGGGTGACTCTAATTTTAATCCATTATCAATAGTGAATTTTACATCCAAATCTATGCCTTCTTACCATTCTAAAATGGAACTCTTAAAAGAAGATTTGGTTCATTATAGATATAGAGGATATAAAATCATCATACTTTCTGGTACAGAAGAAAGAGGTATGAGACTTCAATCTAATCTTAGGGACATGGGTATTGAAACTAGCTTTTTTACTGATAGATCTACAGATATAAAATCAAGTCAGATTTTTATAACTCCTGGAAGTATCAAGGGAGGCTTTGAATATCTAGGAATCAAGCTTGTGATCATAAGCGACAAGGAAATATTTGGAGCAGGAAAGAAGAGAGCTACAAAGAAGCATAAGAAGAAAAAAGGTAAAACATTAAGTATTACAGACTTGAACGTTGGCGACTATGTAGTTCATGAAACATATGGTATAGGTCAGTATGAAGGTATTGTACAGCTAAATATCCAGGGAGTAAAGAAGGATTTTCTAGGTATTCAGTATAAGGGCAAGGATAAACTATATCTACAAATTGATCAGATGAATTTGATTCAAAAATATATTGGATCAGAATCTAAGCCTAAGATAAATAAATTAAGCAGTTCAGAATGGACAAAGACTAAAGCTAAGGCTAAGAAAGCTGTTGAAGTTATGGCAATGGACTTAGTTGAACTTTATGCAAAGAGAGAAAAACTAAAAGGATATGCTTTTGGAGCTGACACACCATGGCAGCGACAATTCGAAGACCTATTTCCATATGAGGAAACTGATGGACAGCTAAGGTCAGTTGAAGAGATTAAGATGGATATGGAAGGCTCAAAGCCTATGGATAGACTTTTATGTGGAGATGTGGGTTATGGAAAGACAGAGGTTGCATTAAGAGCAGCCTTTAAGGCACTTATGGAAGGTAAACAAGTTGCAATTTTAGTACCTACTACTATATTGGCTCAACAACATTATAATACCATTATGGATAGATTTGCTAATTTCCCAATAAAGGTAGCACTACTCAGCAGATTTAGAAGCGCTCAGGAGCAAAAGATATCAATTGAAGGGATCCGAAAAGGTACAGTAGACATGGTTGTAGGAACTCACAGGTTATTATCTAAGGATGTTGTATTCAAGGACTTAGGGTTGTTAATAATTGACGAAGAGCAAAGATTTGGAGTAAAACATAAGGAAACTTTAAAGAAACTAAAAGAGACTGTAGACGTTCTAACCTTAACTGCAACACCTATACCTAGGACACTACATATGTCATTAGTGGGTATAAGAGATATGTCAGTTATAGAGGATCCTCCTGAGGAAAGGTATCCAATTCAAACCTATGTTGTAGAGTTTAATGAGCAAATGATAAGAGATGCCATACTTAGAGAGATAGGAAGGGGAGGACAGGTTTACTTTGTTTATAATAGGGTAGAGACCATAGATCAGATGGTATCCCGCTTACGTGCATTAGTACCTGAAGCTACTTTTTCAGTAGGTCACGGTCAAATGGCTGAAAGGCAACTTGAGAAGGTCATGATGGATTTTCTTAATAAGGAACAGGATGTTCTAGTATGTACAACCATAATTGAAACAGGATTAGATATTCCCAATGTGAATACAATAATAATTTATGATGCAGATAAAATGGGACTTTCACAGTTATATCAGTTAAGAGGAAGAGTTGGTAGGTCCAATAGAGTTGCGTATGGGTACTTCACCTATGAGAAGGATAAAGTTCTAACTGAGGTTGCTGAAAAAAGATTAAGAGCTATAAAGGAATTCACAGAATTTGGTTCTGGGTATAAGATAGCTATGAGAGATCTTGAAATACGAGGTGCTGGAAATTTAGTAGGACACGCACAGCATGGTCATATGGATACAATTGGTTATGACTTATATGTAAAATACTTAAGCCAGGCAATTAACAGACTTAAAGGCAATGAAGTAGTAGAGGAATTGGAAACAACTATAGATTTAAAGGTAGATGGATTTATACCTAAGAGGTATATTGCTGATGAAGAACAAAAGATAGAAATTTATAAGAAGATATCTTCTATAGAGAATATGGATGATTACAGAGAACTTCTAGATGAGCTTATTGATAGATTTGGAGATATACCAGAAGAAGTTTCAAATCTTATGGATATTTCATATATAAGAGCATTATCTAGCAGAATCGATATTAAGAATATTCAAGAAAGAGCTAAGGATATTAAGATTGACTTTGCTTCAACTAAAAAGCTCTCACTAGAACTAATCCATTATCTATCTGAAGAATATGGAAAGAAGTTGTTATTTGATCTATCCAATTCACCATATTTCCTATTCAAAGTTAAATACGTATTGGAAGACTTAAAAGCATTGGTAGAAAAAATTAACGCTTTTTTAACTAGTCAAAATACTATATAA
- the pth gene encoding aminoacyl-tRNA hydrolase has translation MFVVIGLGNPGKDYTNTRHNAGFDTIDILAKRNNIAINKIKFKSVYGEGKIGNEKVMLVKPQTFMNNSGICVREIIQFYKVPVENIIIAVDDIDIDFATVRIKMKGSAGSHNGLKSIIYHLQSDQFPRVKIGVGKKYENQDLADFVLSRFSKEERPEIETILLKAAEAIETIIVEDIISAMNKFNIKTKAQE, from the coding sequence TTGTTTGTTGTAATAGGATTAGGAAATCCTGGGAAGGATTATACTAATACAAGACACAACGCTGGTTTTGATACAATAGATATTCTTGCGAAAAGAAATAATATTGCTATTAATAAAATAAAATTCAAATCTGTTTATGGCGAAGGGAAGATTGGAAATGAAAAGGTAATGTTGGTTAAGCCACAGACCTTTATGAATAATAGTGGTATATGTGTAAGAGAAATAATTCAATTCTACAAGGTACCAGTAGAGAATATAATAATAGCAGTAGATGACATAGATATTGATTTTGCCACCGTCCGTATAAAGATGAAGGGTAGTGCAGGCTCCCACAATGGTTTGAAATCAATAATTTATCATTTGCAAAGTGACCAGTTTCCTAGGGTTAAGATTGGCGTAGGTAAGAAATATGAGAATCAGGATTTAGCAGATTTTGTGTTGAGTAGATTTTCAAAAGAAGAACGACCTGAAATTGAAACTATATTGTTGAAAGCAGCTGAAGCGATTGAAACAATAATTGTAGAAGATATAATTAGTGCAATGAATAAATTTAATATTAAAACTAAGGCCCAGGAATAA
- a CDS encoding ribose-phosphate pyrophosphokinase, producing the protein MNQCFGGVKIFTGNANKQFVEKVCKELQIQMGKCVVAHFSDGEINVNIDETVRGCDVYLIQPTHSPVNDNLMELLIMIDAVKRASAGRINAVIPYYGYARQDRKTKAREPITAKLVADLLHTAGADRVVTMDLHAGQIQGYFDIPVDHLSAIPILAHYFEFLKGSDTVIVSPDLGGVTRARSFANILDMPIAIIEKRRPKPNVSEVMNVIGDIEGKNVIIVDDIIDTAGTIVKAASVLKNFGAKKVFGCATHGVLSGPAVDRICGSELEKFVITDTILLKEECKNNKIDVVSVAPLFAKAIRKINNSESVSILFD; encoded by the coding sequence ATGAACCAATGCTTTGGTGGCGTTAAAATTTTTACTGGTAACGCTAATAAACAATTCGTTGAAAAAGTATGTAAGGAATTACAAATTCAAATGGGTAAATGTGTTGTAGCACATTTTAGTGATGGAGAAATAAATGTTAATATAGACGAAACTGTTAGAGGCTGCGATGTATATTTAATACAACCGACACATTCTCCAGTAAATGATAACTTAATGGAATTACTAATCATGATTGATGCAGTTAAAAGAGCATCTGCTGGCAGAATAAATGCTGTTATACCATACTATGGATATGCGAGACAAGATAGAAAGACTAAGGCTAGAGAACCAATTACAGCTAAATTAGTAGCTGATTTATTGCATACAGCTGGTGCTGACAGAGTTGTTACAATGGATCTACATGCTGGACAAATTCAAGGCTATTTTGATATTCCTGTGGATCATTTGTCTGCAATTCCAATATTAGCCCATTATTTTGAATTCCTAAAGGGTTCAGATACAGTAATCGTATCTCCAGATCTAGGTGGAGTTACAAGAGCTAGATCTTTTGCTAATATCCTAGATATGCCTATAGCAATAATTGAAAAGAGAAGGCCAAAGCCAAATGTTTCTGAGGTAATGAATGTAATTGGAGACATTGAAGGAAAAAATGTAATAATAGTTGATGATATAATAGATACAGCTGGCACTATTGTAAAGGCAGCAAGTGTGTTGAAGAATTTTGGTGCTAAAAAAGTATTTGGTTGCGCTACACATGGTGTGTTATCAGGACCCGCAGTAGATAGAATTTGTGGTTCTGAGTTAGAAAAATTTGTAATTACTGATACTATACTTTTAAAAGAAGAATGCAAGAATAATAAGATAGATGTTGTAAGTGTTGCGCCATTATTTGCAAAGGCTATTAGAAAGATAAATAATAGCGAATCTGTAAGCATTCTTTTCGATTAG